Below is a window of Conger conger chromosome 16, fConCon1.1, whole genome shotgun sequence DNA.
cagcaattttttttccaacgtgtattttttttcttctccaaaCCAGCTGACAGTTCTGTACTGCTgtgcaggggagagaggagggagttCGACATGACAAAACTCACCTGTGAAACTCtcaccacacaaacacctgtaCCCCTCAGCCAGTCCCGCTCACtgaccaccccctccccttccttttCACCCCAAACTCCCACCCTGCATTCCTctgaaaaaagaacaacaaaacgACAGAAAAACCGAAAGAACCTCCATCCCTGCAGACAACGACATCATGGGATTcacgggagggggcggggccgggggggcggaGGAGGTCAGCCGTACGGACCCTCCATCcttccccccgcccctctcctctcctcccctcctactcctcttcctcctctcctccccctctctccctcctcctctcctctcctccgtctcAGTGCCTCCGGTAGCGGTTCTTGGGCTTCTCCCCGCACCCCGTGGCTTCGCAGGAGGACAGGCTGGGGTTCTTGCCTAGGGAGATGCTGCTCAGGAGGCTGGGGAGCTCGTTGGTGATGGCCTTCTCGATCTTCTCCAGCAGACAGCCGCCCATGTAGGAGCACTGGGCCGACAGCTGCTTGAAGCTGTTCACCGAGTTGATGCCGAAGAAGTCGCGGTAGGCGTCGCGGTTGGGCAGGTCGAACTTGCTGACGTTGGTCTTGGCCAGGATGGACTTGAAGATGTAGAACTTGTCGGGGTCGTCCACGATCTCCTTGAAGACCAGCTCGGGGTCGCTGAAGAAGCTCATCTTGTCCTTGAAGGTCTGCACGTAGCGGTCCACCAGCAGGCCGTGGATGCGCACGCGGATGCCGTGCTGGCGGATGAAGGCGATCTTGTTCTCCAGGCGGTTCTCGATCACCTGGTTCAGGTCCTCCAGCAGGGAGATCTCCTCGCGCTTGAACAGCTCGCGGCTGGTGTCGGGGGCGTACTCGTAGGGCCAGAAGGAGCTGACGTAGACGCGGGGCGGCTCCGTCACGTTGATGAGCGGCGCCAGGCTCCAGAAGAGGGCGCCGTAGACACGCATCAGGTCCTGGGTGGCCAGGTGGTCGGCCTTGTTGAGGATGATGCGGATCTGAGACTCGCGCCCCTTCAGCTGCCTGAAGAGCATCTCCAGCTCCAGGCCCACGTCTAGCTTGGTCGGGTCGAACACCACGAAGATCAGGTCCGCCCGGTCGATGAACCACTGGCACACGTCGTTGAAGGGGTAGCCTGAGGAGGGAGACatagagagaaggagtgagaaagaggcacaggaggagagatggagaggagagtgagggagagaaagaataaGTGGATGGCAGTAGCCACAAGATCGGAGAATGGATACTTTTTATGAAacggctactactactactactactacaactactactactactactacgactactactactactactactactactactactactactactactactaccactactactactactactactactactaactacgactggtggtcgagctgcacgttcacgccattctggttcctcagtggtggaatgacttgccaaccactgtcaggacagcagaatccctccccctatttcgacgcagactaaacacaccttttcaaactgtaccttagtcctacctcctgattctccccccccccccattttccgATATCCCTACCCATCTTgtcaaacccaaaaaaaaaaaataataataataatatatatatatatatatatatatatatagaatttcacttatgatgactgtatgtttagaacagcacttcatgtgtattttattggttatggatgtgttgctttaacgtGGAAGAACCTaagcacttgtaaatcgctttggattaaaagtgtctgccaaatgactaaaatgtaaatgtaaaatgtactaactactacaactactactattgTAGTGTACAGTAAGGTGTACATACTATTTGCAACGTCCATCTtttggagaagagaaagagcaggATATGGTTGTCCTCACAAAAATCTATGATCAGATTTGTTCTGTTCCACCAATTACAAAAGTGCCATTGTGACGGGAGTTAACCGAGACCCCGCCCCCTCGTCCATTCCGCGTGGCGCTGTGTCCATCCCGCCCCTGCGCTCTCACCCCTCTCCTGCTGCTTGCGGTTCTCGATGATGCCAGGCGTGTCCACGAAGGTCACCCTCTCCAGGAGCTTGTGGGGCATCTCGATGCCCACCAGCTTCTCCAGGAAGTTCTGGCCAAACTTCTCCAGGGGCGAGAAGGAGCGGGAGCTGTCGGCCGCCATGACGATGCCCTCGACGGAGCGGACCTTCTCGCCGTGCATGATCACCGTGAACTCGGAGGTAGTGGGCTCAGCGCCTGAGgggatgacattacattacattacatcattcgcatttggcagacgctcttatccagagcgacgtacagttgattagactaagcaggagacaatcctcccctggagcaatgcagggttaagggccttgctcaagggcccaacggctgtgcagagcttattgtggctaaaccgggattagaaccactgaccttgcgtgtcccagttatttaccttaaccactacactacaggccgaaATAGGTTTAACTGTGCACAGCTGATGGTAGGCAATGAGGTAGGCAATGAGGTATTATGGTTTCTGAACCAGTTGAGGAATCGTTTGGGCTTGTGCACCTGGGTCAAACCTTCAGTTGAGGGAATGTTTAAGTGTCTACCTGTGTTCACGTGTCTTTACCTGTATAGAGCTGGTATGGAGAGTCCTGCAGGCCCAGAAGGTAGTTGATCATGGAGGACTTGCCGACGCTCCAGGGACCGAGAAATAGTACCATAGGCTTGGAGGTGATCTCACCATctacggagagagggagggagggagggagagagggaaagagagaggggaaggagggagagagacagaggagagaggtgtgttGGACTCAGTTTTGCAGGAAACCTGAAAGCTATCCCACCTGTCTCCCATGCCCTGCATGACAGCCCCATCCACATCACGGTGAAACCCGCTAAGGGGAAAGGAGTCTTCGTTTAGCAGTGGCTTCACACGCCCACAGCTGTCAGCAAAGCATATCCGTGCTCCAGGAGACACGCGCCCCCATTGGCCGGTTCAGCTCAACAGCAGAGACACATTCTGATAAAGCAgcgacaaaaacaaacaaaccaaaacaaccaGCCCATCAAAACAGCTCGGCTCAGCTCGGAGCATTTCTGCGAGCTTATTGCAGGGATACCTGCTTCAGAGCACTCAAGGAAAGCCGGACACCGGCTGGGTATTGTTTTATAGACTCAACGCCTGCTCTGGGCAGCAAATTCAGTCACAGCGTCAGCCATGCgatgaaaaaaaagttaagaAGCTACTAAGGGAAATAGCATACATCATTAGAACTCTGAAGGATGCATTCATATTTGTCAAAATATGACATGCAGATAGCTATTTGCCATTTAACATATTTAGCTTCATTAGCTACAATTCTATTCTTTATGTGCAAATGTAAGTGTCAAAACATATATGTTTGAGAATATATGTTCATTCataatacagtatgtaatatATATCAACATATATGAAGGCAAGAATAATCTATATATTTTCTACTGTAGTCCTCGCtccttgtttttgttattttcacagACAGGATGTTGCTTCTTTGCATGGGAGAGGTCGCTGAAAACACTTTGACACACTTGGTAAAAACAATGGCGCTGCAAATCACAGGTAAACACAGCTGATGACATCATGGGCAAAGCAGAGTCGGACCAACGGGCAGGATGTCGGCACAGAGCAGCCCTCGAGTGCAtgacgaagaggaggaggaggaagaaaagaTGTGTGAAGTGGGGAGAGGAAGTAGAGGGACAGACAGTTGGACTAAAGAAGTGTAGAGGTTGGGTTTTGCTTTTTGAAACCGGGGgattggggaaggggggggtagGAAGTGATGTCGGCTTCTTCCTTTTTTGATCTGACTGTGTGCATTAGGCCAAGGGTGCCAAAGGACACCCTGCTCCATaaaacagcaaacacacagacacagacacagacacagaagcatggacacacacacacacacacagacacgcactcacagacacagaagcatggacacacacacagacacagacacagaagcatggacacacatacacgcactcacagacacagacacatggacacacacacacacacacacacacacacacacacagacacagaagcatggacacacacacacaggcacgcacacacacgcacacgcgcgcacacgcgcgcacacgcacacgcacacgcacacagacacagacacactgtacacatacacacagctttTTTATTCCAACAcctctttttatttattctattttatttttattttatttctcctttatttaaccaggtgagtacCATAGTTTGCCAGATATTCAGGTATGTGACCAAAAGGGTTTGAAACCAGCAGGCTGGAGGCTCGATTCCCAAGGTGGCTGTTGTACTTCCAGGAAACAGTATTGCTTCACTAAATATCCTGCAGTATAAAGGAATAAGCAGTGTAAAACGTAAGCCACAGTGTAGTATGGTAAGGGAGATGCACTCATAATTCAGAGTCTACAAATTACattgcgcccttgagcaaggtacttaacctgaattaccTCAGTAAAATGTCCAACTGTATAAATCcactaaatactaaataaatattaaataactgCAAGATCTTAATAGGATAACATCCACTAAATATATAATGGGTACCCTGCGTAAGATTACTTGTTAAGTAAATTctcaatattaattaaaaattaatttttCAATAATGGCCACTGTTCCCATTTCCCAAGTTGGATAATTACTTAATGTCCCAACAGGGGCCTTGGAACACTTGgccaataatttatttttttgttttaaattactaGCCATAATGAAATTAGTAAACTAGTAAATAATGTAACATTCTTGCAGTGGGAAAATTACATTATGACAAGCAAGTGGTTCATCTTTATTCACTGGTGAATGCACTTCTGTTTCTCCTAGATTCTAAATTGTACTGGATAAgatcatctgctaaatgaatataatgCACCTAAATTTTTCCCTGTCATTTTACTCAGTTTTCAAGTTTAATTGGTATTCTGCAAAAAGCGCTGTAATACTTCTATTGAATACAAAATTTGAATTTATGATTCAAATTAGTTACATTTCATGCAAAAGTGATATATGTAAAATACAATATCGAATAGGAGTAATTGCACagttatgtgtctctgtgtgaaagGCTATAAAtaccaaaatgtatgaattattaCAATGTTGCGCAATCAAATGTTGTGCATTAGTAAAACTTAAAAGCTTACAAAAATAATACCAACACATTGGATATATTTATAATTCTGTAACAGCTTCCCTAAATTGGGAATTTATTGCTGTACTTCCGATTCAATTAACTTATAGGATATTTTATATTTCGGGAACATGTCCTGAATTCACACTGTTGCTTTGTTGCTTGCTCACTAAACACCACACAGTCTGTGTAAATATAGTATGTCACTCCCACAGCTTGAACAATGAACCGCTTGTGTCACCACAGAGGGCAGGAGATAAGTACTACTCTAATCTTCTCTGGGGAAGGCACTGTCGATGTTGGGTTTCCACAATcaataacatttaattaaagTGTTAATTGGAAGCTGAGCTGgattcagcctctctctctggcgtCTGTGGTGAGTAGCATGGGTTGTCTGAGGAACGTAAACGGTAACAGCAGAACAGGAAATTCTACTACGGTGGGTttgtttaatgaatttaaattgaGAAAGGAATTTCTAGGAATATATATCACGTTAATTGAAGGAGGAAGCACTGAAATATGTCACAGGTTTGGTcaagggccggggggggggggggggggggggggggggaccaaacagtgtggtgatgatgatgagctGTCAAAGgctgatgtgtgagtgtgtgtgtgtgtgtgtgtgtgtgagcgtgtgtgtgtgtgtgtgtgtgtgtgtgtgtgtatgagtgtgggtgtgtgtgttggggggggggggggggatctgggGCAAGAAGGACTAGGGGGGTAAACCTCAGACAGTACCATGCACCTACAgttgatgcccccccccccctacccaccTGTAGCTGATGCCCCCAGGGTTCGTCCAGGGTAGGCTGTtagatggagggagggatgtgGGGGGAGGAAGGAAGGAGAAGAGTCAGATGcagtgaaggggagagaggtagaagagagaaaaaggaggagagacagacaggaaatAGGGATGGAAAAACATGGGAAAGGGAGGTCAAGATACATGAAGGAAAGAGGACAGTGAAAGAAAGGTGGACAAAGAGAAAGGGTAGCaaggaaaaagagagacagagtgtgagagtgagagaacaaTGCAGACAGGTATATTGTACAGGTAGAAGAGAGGAAGATAGACAGGCAAAaaagtgtgagggtgagtgagagactggGACAGGCATAGAAAGAGATACTGTACCTCCGTATGTGGAGGTATATTTAGAGGTATATTTGATAAGTACATATGCGAATGAGGAGGGGAGACTGTATGTGACTTTACTGTGGCACAGAAAACTGAGAAGCTCCGTGTTTTTCTCACATATGCCAAAGGAGCACCTCTTCAAGgcaaagagaaaagagaaaaaaaaagaatgttccaGTCATACGGCTGGATGTAATCAggtttttaaatattaacaaTCACAGTGGTTCCAGCCATTCCACGCAGCGTTGAAATGACTGGAATCTTGGGTTCCGGTTCCATGTTTTGCAGATATCCTCAGATGAGGTGGCCCCTGGTGTCTTTGAGAAACCCGAGGCGTTCGGAGATATTGTGTGTGAAGAGgtgaagagaagagaggagaaaaaaaaacgaaagaagCAGAGTGGAGAAGAGAGTAGACCACAGGAAAGGGTATGAAAGGaacagtggtgtgcagtgaTCCATGGTGAAACAAAACACATCTTTGaccacaggtgccaaacatGCCCGGAGCCTGTGTTTGTAAAACATCTCAGAGTAAGAGGGCTAGTCTATGATCAGCCAGATCAGTTTTGGCTGTGGACACCTGTTGGGATCTGGACATCATCCGAGATCAGCGCTCCAAATCTGGGATGTTTCCTGAACGTGGGCCCGGATCGGACGTTCCCGATGGGACTCATCGGGGGAGTTTAGTAGTGAACAGTGTTCCTTGTACGTCTGACTCTATGAAGCTACCCTCAATATTCATCCACCCTGTTCTTTTGCGGTTATGGGCACTTTGTTCTGCGTTTGCAAATCAGACGCACGAACAAGAGTTTGGCCACAGCTCTCAAGTATGCCTGTGCTGTGGGCGGAGACAAGGGAACTGGTGGAGGTCCTGActggctgattggctgagagacataCTAACTTGTTGACTGAACAGTTGAGCGAAACACCAACTGGTTGGCAGGTAGACACACTAGCATGCTCACTGCCAGTGATTGCTGACTGGCTGAGAGACATATTCACCgatgatctgattggctgagaggcaCTTTAACATGCTCGGTGAAGAGTTGAGAGAAATtgcctgattggctggtgaAAACATCGCATTGATCAATGTACTTGAGGCACACTAAATGATTATCTGAGAAACACGCTAACAGATTGGCCAGctggcacactgacacacaaacttGTTCGTGTGCCTCACGTTGGCATGCTGACCAACTGCCTGAGAGACACATTGACCAGCCTGGCATTGCAGGGTGTGCCggtttttcttttcatcttaaaatcagcAGCCAGTTCAGTCCCAAGACACAAGGCGAGGTGAGTtatttgtctaatcaactgctttcattgatcaatcaAGTGCAGAGAAACAGCGaaagccagcgcaccctgcagctctcctggaccagggttgccgacccctgatttAACCTCGAGACACAAGCGTGTGGTTTGCTACCACACCAAACCACCAGGGGGCGAGCTGTCTCGTGAGCGCAGAGGGGCTCACTCCACAATTTCATCCGTGCAGGCTCAGTGCTGCGAGAGAACACAGCTGACAGAGGAAAACCGAGGAAACCTAGCTGTGCCTAGCTGAACCGCAGGTGCCAGAAAACTAATTAACTGGCTATCGGCGTAAATAGGATAATATGCAAGACCGCAAAATCTGATGTAAAGACAAGAGGAGAATAGTTTATGACACGGGTGTGACTTTTTGATTGTGCAAACAGAGGATAAGGAGGGAGGAAAGAGTGTGTACCAAGATACCGTACCTGTTCCGGGATATCGAGAAAGCCATGCCATATTTATTCTGGAAAATGTGGGGAGGGCAATTTTTGATTTGTGTGTTAATAGTGTGTATGAAATATGCAAACCTTCTTTCTTCCTTCTGCAGAGACACAATATAGAACTCATATTTTACAGCGCCGTAATAATGATCTGATATAATATAGCTTCAGCGTGTTATGCAGCACCGGGGtgagttgttgttttgttgattTGATATTTGCCGAGTCGCCCGAGGTGGCGTGGGGAAGGGGCCGGTGGCGTGTACCTGAGATCTCGTGCCTCAGGTGGCGTGTACCTGAGATCTCGTGCCTGAGGTGGCATGGGGAAGGGGCCGGTGGCGTGTACCTGAGATCTCGTGCCTGAGGTGGCGTGGGGAAGGGGCCGGTGGCGTGTACCTGAGATCTCGTGCCTGAGGTGGCGTGGGGAAGGGGCCGGGGGCGTGTACCTGAGATCTCGTGCCTGAGGTGGCGTGGGGAAGGGGCCGGTGGCGTGTACCTGAGATCTCGTGCCTGAGGTGGCGTGGGGAAGGGGCCGGTGGCGTGTACCTGAGATCTCGTGCCTGAGGTGGCGTGGGGAAGGGGCCGGTGGCGTGTACCTGAGATCTCGTGCCTGAGGTGGCGTGGGGAAGGGGCCGGTGGCATGTACCTGAGATCTCGTGCTGCCGCAGCTCGTTGTACTTGTAGGCCTGCTCCATGGGCTTGATGGAGGAGTGGTAGATCTTACGCAATCTCTGCAGAGCCGCtgggggatggagagatgggacagagagagaaaaggagagagagagagagagaagagagatggagaaaatgTCAGGGACAGTGGTTAAGGGGGAGGAGAAGGTGAGCGatagaagagaaagagggaagaataagagagaggcggaggagagggaggggaaaaatGAAAGAGGGACGGAGGGGAGTGGAGGAAAgcgaaggagaaggaggatgaggcGAGGGAAAAGAGGAAatgtagagggggagagagtgagggagagggagagagaaagaagtggCGAACCGCCCAGGGTGAAAGAGAAAGGAACAAACAAGTAGAGAATGAGTGACTCATCTGCTGAGCACATTtctcatacaaacactcacacacgcacacacacacacatacacacacacactctgtctctctctcacacacacacacacagaggagcagaCCTGGCAGGaagggggagtgtgtgagcaCTCGGTCCTTTCATTTGCTGGCCCTGAACCGCACACACTGCGCCATGAGTCACTGTGTGCCAGGCAAAAGTGACGaaagtgtgcgtgagtgtgtgtgtgtgagtgtgtgtgtgtgagaatgtgtgcgtgagtgtgtgtgtgagtgtgtgtgtgagtgtgagtgtgagtgtgagtgtgagtgtgagtgtatgtatatgtgtgtgagtgtatgtgtgtgtgagagagtgtgcgtgagtgtgtgtgagtgtgagtgtgaatgtgtgcgtgtgtgtgcgtgtgtgagtgtgagagtgagtgtgagtctgagtgtgagtgtgtgagagtgtgtgcatgtgtgtgtttgtgtgtgtgtgtgtcagagtgtgattATATttgtgggagagtgtgtatgtgtatgtgtgtgtgtgtgtgtgtgtgtgtgtgtgtgtgtgtgtgagagagagattgtgtgctcttgtgtgggtactgtatatatttgtgtaccTGTATACACGTGTATacctgtgtacatgtgtatgtacctgtgtgtgcgtgcgtgtgccttGATAATGGTGACCAGTCCAGAACTGCCCATTCTATCACAATTGGCCCACATTGTCATTTTCTAAGCAGACATGGGGCCTGCTGCATTTCCTGCCACACATCTACCCATCTGGGCCTGTTCACACAATGCGGTTATCACCACTATTCAAGCCACTACTGGCTGCTGCTTACTGTAAAACACTTTgtcctggattcaatcaacaggAGTGGGTAACATTGACCTTGATTCAATAAGCCTTTGTTCTTAAGTCTGGACTTCAAAATAGATGTGAGAGTTTTTGAACTCAGCAACAGTGTTGGTCAAGATAAAAACGAATACCTTAATTTACAATTAGCCATGGATTTATAGttaaagataaaatgtaaatgtaaatgtaaatgctacCTCCACCCCCGACACATTTCTGTAAATCTCCATTATAAGAAAACGTGATTGAATCCAGACTTTTGTGTCCTTACTGGTTGAGCACTATTTTGGGCCACCTCTCTGAAGACTTTCCAAGACCCTGCTTGGTGGGTAATCTGAACTGTTGGCTGGGATACAACTCGCATTTATTCTAAACTTTCACTCATAAATCAATTCAAATCCGGTGAGTTGAGCAATAACCAAAATGAGCTCAACTATAAAGTGTTAATAAGtggtgttgattgaatccagacctTGCGGCATCCCTTTGCATTGAGCCGAACTAAAAGCGGCCTAACTGATGATAAAAAGGAGAATCCCCGTCTAATCAATCATGTATCAGCCTGATAGTTATGAATCTGGGCTCCTAACCACTGCgattgtttttttcaaaaacttAGTCCTGGGAAATccctgtgtatgtttgtttttgttatagccgttcaaagaaaataaagtattgtaaaaaaaaaagtagttttCAACTACTTTAGAGTTGTTTCAAAATGTTTCGCTTAAACGTGACTTCATTGCGTGAAGGTTTGATTTTGTTTCGCATTTTGCCAACTCTTTAAGCATTCTGGATCTGACTTAGTTTTCTTATCAGGCGATCATTTAAGTAATCCAAAATCGGTGGTCTCTTCCCGCCACTCCACAGAAAATGAAAGCGTTAGCTGATCTGACTGACGAGAAGTCCGGGGAAATGAACACGGGGCATCATTCTTCGCGGAA
It encodes the following:
- the srl gene encoding sarcalumenin isoform X2 gives rise to the protein MPFDLFHLVYIATLPVRVLLAAKMKGIISICCFLFFLALTRTEEDEEDVLTSILRDRSHIEETLRLVSEEPAGDFAAALQRLRKIYHSSIKPMEQAYKYNELRQHEISDGEITSKPMVLFLGPWSVGKSSMINYLLGLQDSPYQLYTGAEPTTSEFTVIMHGEKVRSVEGIVMAADSSRSFSPLEKFGQNFLEKLVGIEMPHKLLERVTFVDTPGIIENRKQQERGYPFNDVCQWFIDRADLIFVVFDPTKLDVGLELEMLFRQLKGRESQIRIILNKADHLATQDLMRVYGALFWSLAPLINVTEPPRVYVSSFWPYEYAPDTSRELFKREEISLLEDLNQVIENRLENKIAFIRQHGIRVRIHGLLVDRYVQTFKDKMSFFSDPELVFKEIVDDPDKFYIFKSILAKTNVSKFDLPNRDAYRDFFGINSVNSFKQLSAQCSYMGGCLLEKIEKAITNELPSLLSSISLGKNPSLSSCEATGCGEKPKNRYRRH
- the srl gene encoding sarcalumenin isoform X1 encodes the protein MPFDLFHLVYIATLPVRVLLAAKMKGIISICCFLFFLALTRTEEDEEDVLTSILRDRSHIEETLRLVSEEPAGDFAAALQRLRKIYHSSIKPMEQAYKYNELRQHEISAYPGRTLGASATDGEITSKPMVLFLGPWSVGKSSMINYLLGLQDSPYQLYTGAEPTTSEFTVIMHGEKVRSVEGIVMAADSSRSFSPLEKFGQNFLEKLVGIEMPHKLLERVTFVDTPGIIENRKQQERGYPFNDVCQWFIDRADLIFVVFDPTKLDVGLELEMLFRQLKGRESQIRIILNKADHLATQDLMRVYGALFWSLAPLINVTEPPRVYVSSFWPYEYAPDTSRELFKREEISLLEDLNQVIENRLENKIAFIRQHGIRVRIHGLLVDRYVQTFKDKMSFFSDPELVFKEIVDDPDKFYIFKSILAKTNVSKFDLPNRDAYRDFFGINSVNSFKQLSAQCSYMGGCLLEKIEKAITNELPSLLSSISLGKNPSLSSCEATGCGEKPKNRYRRH